Proteins encoded by one window of Rutidosis leptorrhynchoides isolate AG116_Rl617_1_P2 chromosome 7, CSIRO_AGI_Rlap_v1, whole genome shotgun sequence:
- the LOC139858530 gene encoding frataxin, mitochondrial-like encodes MSLRLLKRVSTSLNSLHKSRLFSSSNSISKTILLKKFSFAQHPVSSSILFNFNNSCICSRNLCSRTSNLNEVLSQGPAAVDYSALIQEDEFHELADATMYNLLEKIEEYGDAVDIDGFDIDYGNQVLTVKFGDLGTYVLNKQTPNRQIWMSSPVSGPSRFDWDQSTKAWIYRRTKAKLLETLENEIKQLCGESITLS; translated from the exons ATGTCTTTAAGATTACTAAAAAGAGTATCAACATCACTGAACTCTTTACACAAATCTCGTTTATTTTCATCTTCGAATTCAATTTCCAAAACAATTCTTCTTAAAAAATTCAGTTTTGCTCAGCATCCTGTTTCTTCTTCGATTCTATTTAATTTTAACAATAGTTGTATTTGTAGTAGAAATTTATGTTCACGGACCTCTAATTTAAACGAAGTTTTATCTCAAGGACCTGCTGCCGTTGATTACAG TGCTTTGATACAAGAGGATGAATTTCATGAGCTGGCAGATGCAACCATGTATAATTTGCTAGAGAAGATTGAG GAATATGGGGATGCTGTGGATATTGATGGTTTTGATATAGACTATGGG AATCAAGTTTTAACTGTTAAATTTGGTGACCTTGGAACTTATGTTCTGAACAAACAGACACCCAACCGACAAATTTGGATGTCTTCTCCTGTGAG TGGTCCTTCAAGGTTTGACTGGGATCAGTCTACCAAAGCTTGGATATACAGACGAACAAAGGCTAAACTTTTAGAAACACTCGAAAATGAAATCAAGCAACTGTGTGGCGAGTCCATAACACTTTCTTGA